One segment of Streptomyces sp. NBC_00576 DNA contains the following:
- a CDS encoding DUF192 domain-containing protein → MATFTTAQTPEPVPLELAESGRARRRGLLGRDGIEGALLLTPASSVHTFGMRFAIDVAYLDANARVRTVRTMRPGRVGLPRPWVRSVLEAEAGALERWGVRRGVRLLIRADGAAPEDH, encoded by the coding sequence ATGGCCACATTCACCACCGCCCAGACGCCGGAGCCGGTTCCGCTGGAGCTCGCCGAGTCGGGACGAGCACGCCGGCGCGGGCTGCTGGGCCGGGACGGAATCGAGGGCGCACTGCTGCTGACGCCCGCGAGTTCGGTTCACACATTCGGGATGCGGTTCGCGATCGACGTCGCCTATCTGGACGCAAACGCGCGGGTCCGGACGGTAAGAACCATGCGCCCGGGCCGAGTTGGACTCCCCCGCCCCTGGGTGCGGTCGGTCCTGGAGGCGGAGGCCGGGGCGCTGGAACGATGGGGGGTACGGCGGGGCGTACGGCTCCTGATCCGGGCCGACGGCGCGGCACCGGAGGACCACTGA